AACTTTCTGCAGAAAACTGGTGTTGTCAGTCACAAATCCGTCCACCCTTTTAGAGCGTtcaagagaaaacaaaactcTTCAGTTGTGTCTTGTGGTCTTTTTAGGATTTCAATGCTGTTGCCTCGGAGGTCGCCGCACTCGGCGTGCCTGTAGATCTGGCAGTTTTAGGGGCTGAGACAAAAAGGTGAGACTGGATTGAGAGGATATGATGCAGTGTTTGCAGACCCTGAAGGATTTCTTGCCGTTGTGAGGCGCACTATTTTAACTGCCCAAACAATactgtgtgtctcttgtctcAGGCCGCGAACCAGGAGGCCAGATATTGCAAGAGGATCATCAAACATTTGTGGCTGGGCCCGAATGGGTACAGTGGCCAGGACGTTGTTGTTGCACGTCACGAGTGTCTGCCGTCTGTTTATGTACACCGTTCAAGAAGCTTCAGATATGATTTTCAACGATCCTGCGTCGAGTCTTGTGGTACTTTGTATTTGATGTCCTCCCCGCATCGTCAAGGCAGTATTTTCACGCTTGTGACATTTTTATTCATTTTTGGTTTCATTTCACTTTGTCTATCAAGGGACATGCAGTAAATGCTTGCCCGCATAACTGTGTCCTGGAAATGTCGGCGCAGTCAGGTACCAGCTTTTGACACCCGTGGTGCACGGGTGTGACAGTAATTTTCCTTGGAGGAAGCTAGGTGGTCGTGGGTGTGTTTATGTCGCCGCAAAGGCAGCAAAATGTTTTCTCCCGAACACAAGCAATGCAGCAGCGAGTGCCTTCTCGATCACATCCTTGTACAGTGTTCGATGATTGGACTCAGTGCCTCGAGTGGCGTCCCTCATACTAATGCTTTAATTTTGTCGTATGGGCTACGTGGTATACACAGTGGCGATGTAGCTGTGTTGGAGTCAACTGCATACTGGGGATCGCCATTCAAGAACTTGTAAGAGCCTTATCGTTTCAGGGAGGTCTTCCCTTACACGGAGTCGAACGGCGCTTGCTAGTCACGAACAAAATTGCTCAAAAAAGTTCGCTCTCTGGTCACGCGAGGCATCCCTCTCCGTGTTTGGTATGGGTAACACAGTGCAGCACTCCTGGTCACACACGCTTTGGAACCGGCTTGACTGACTTTGAATATTCAAGGTTGCGGCCCGTGCACACGAGGGCGGCAGGTGTATTTACACTTCACCTAAAGCGTTCGTCCCTGCACACGCTGCTTGTCAACGTGGTTCCGCCTGGGTCAACTGTAGGTGAACAGTGGAGTGTTTAGTTCCAGATCGTTGAAATTGCGTGATTAGCATTGCAGCTTCTCGGAATCCCAGTGTTTCCAATGGCAGACAAGAGGAATCCTCGTCGCAGGGCTTCTCTGCCCGGTATCGGACGACGGCGCCGACACGCTGAGGTGTGTATGGTGAAACACTTTGGTCTTCGCTGGCTTCTCGATTTCACAGTCACAAGTCCTTTTCTCCGGGGAGTGCGGCTTGATGCCGACGCCGTGGCAACCCTTGCTATCGTTTGTCAGCACCAACTGGAAGACGCTCTCGGGTCAACATCAACGGTAACGTCACGGAAAGTGACGTTCCCCGTCCCAGTTGACGACCTTCAGCCTGACGTTGAACTCCAACACAGACTCTCTCGCCTTGTTGCAAGATTCTACTCGGGCGTCGCCATCGGTCCCCCTCGTTCACTCAAGAAAGACATCTTGGTGTATCTGAAATGCAGGCAAGTGTTTTACCATATTGATTCATCAAGCAGATGTCTTGAGGCTCTCACTGACAGGGGATCCGCTGATGCAATTCGGCTGGTTCTGAATGACCAGTCTGTTCCGTACATGGAGTTTCACGTCGGGCGGTCCATTATGTCCGACACGTTCAAGGACGAGTTCGTTGCCGCGAGGCTCCCAGACAGCTTACCGTACTATTCAGACGGGGCTTGCGAAATGACTGGAGCGGGAACAGTTTTACGATATGTTGCAGCCAAGACGGGTTTAATGGGGAGGTCGccggcagaaagagagaaaatcGAGTCTATCATAGAATAcggcttctctgttcttcagTCACTGTGGAGGGCAGATTGTCAGTGCGGTGAGACACAGAGAATGAGCCAAGATCGAGCCAAAGCCAAGTTTGTCAAAGAAAAGCTCCTTCCAATTCTTCGAACTCTTAATGCTCTGGTGCCGACGAACGACGAAAGTGCCACACCAGCAGCCGCAGACTGCCAGTGGGAAGAGGAGAGTGCCTTTGCGACTCGGCGGCTACGGCCGACATGGGTAGAGGGTTGCGTAAGCATTTCAATTGATTGACGAGTAAGCGCAAATTGCCAAATTTTTTTCAGTTCTCCGTTGCCGATATCGTCATCTACTCCTGTGCTTCTTCTATTGTCCGGTACGTGCAATTGAATGTTCTGTTTCATGAGCCTCGCGCCTCATTGGTTTTTTAGAGAGTTCGGGCAGAGCATACTTCTGCCGTTTGTCAACGTTGCCAGGCATTCGGAAGCTGTCGAATGCTACAGACCAAACATCAAATCTTTCTCGGAATCGCCTCATCGTTATTGAAAGAGTGGGTTGCTTGTCGGCGATGGAACAATGCCACCAAAAAGCAGAAAGTGTTGTGTACTTTGTGGGAGATCGGGTCACTCTAAGAGTTGGTATTTCATCATTTTTCTTTCTGTACCTTAGTGTATGACAGCTTTGTGGCAAACCGATCCGAGCGTCATCTGATGGCACCCGGCCGCATCTGTATGGCATTACCAGCTTCACTGTAGTCACACAAGAATCCCTCACAATTGGGCCATTTCTCGATCACAAATAAGTTGCTGCCTTCGAAAGTTTGCAGAGTAGTTATTTATGGGGATGCTGTATCACTACACTTGGTAATCACTATCGCCGAGGTTCTGCTATCGATGATCCTGTTGCGCTGCAATAATTATCGCAAGTGGACTGACACCGAGTTGCTGGTGTGTAACACAGGCCAGAGAGCTGCGTGAAAAGTGGTCTACCTGCCAGTGAAAAGGAGCCAGAATTCCACTTGAATGCAGCAATTAAGGTCACGAATGAGGAAGGGTCTGATAGCGTGTGTTTTCACGGAAAAGGGAATCGTGTCCTGCGTTAAAAGGGTGATGCTCGTGGTAGACGAGAGGCGGTGCCCGAGCGCGGATCCTGCTTTCGCTGGTGGCTGCTCATAAAATATGGTTTGTATTAAGCGACGCCTATCAACATTCGAGTGGGTCTAATAAAAAACAAAGTCGTGCCATGCGACACAGACGATCACAGGTCAGCGGCTGGAAACGTGTAGATCCTGGGCACTTGACCAACGTGCTAGAGGGGATCATTGGTCACTCTGCAGGTACAGCATGAGTGGCACACCTAATGTGTAGTCCGTCGGGTGTTCTAGTTCGTTAGCAGGCCTGCGTGCCAAATTCGCTGATTCAGACAATGTCGATGGACGAGATCGGTTCGCCATCTAAGTATTTTTGAATagttcttcctccgctttcttgGGGGGGACGGGCAATTCGAGCGATTCGTCCGTctgaagcgagagaagagaccgcGGAGCGCAACACCGCGTACCCCTTCTTAGTGTCGTCGCGGCAGTGCCTACAAGTGATTTTCTCCAGCGGTTGTATTTCCGGAAAAAGAAGTCAACAGCGAGAACACAAAGTGGAAAGTGCATCGCTCAGGCCCTATTATGATGAAGAAAACTTAGTATCACTAGGACACAGGTTTTTTGCCTCATAACCACCCATTTTCTGCATAgattttcttcttcccatGCGCCAGCACACCTACGGGTTCAATGCTGTATGTATGCAGCGTGGTTGGGCTACCACATGCTCGtgcggctttcttcttcccaaTCCCGACCGGTAAGGAATCCCAGGACGAGCACATGTTCTTATCCATTTTgcctttgtctctgtcttgcgGAGTTGTttttgcgcgtttttcttcccttttaCGGCCGAATAAAACCGTTGGTTTTTTTTGTCCCGTTCCCCTATCCTGTAATAAAAACCCCATGTGGGTTCCACGCACTTACATGTCTCCGTGTTACGGCATATTCGCGGTTTAAAACGCTGCAGAGTACACGTCGTGCTGTTTCCATTTTTGCATGTACGCGGCCTTATATATCTTTTCtagtttttcttctgtgtgttttcaCATTTTCCGGTGAATGTAAGTCTTCTTGATGCACGTATATGCGGTCAGACCCCCTAATCGGCCCTTCGTCCTGTCAACAGCAGCAGTCCGTGTACGACGTGTATCGGAAAGTCCTGTTGCATTTTACCCACTCCCCATATATACAAGCCGCGGCGTGCCATTTAGAATGTTCCCTTCCCGTTCAAAACATTTTCCCCTAATTTTTCTTTTCGGTTTCGTAGGGTTTTGTCGTCCCATCTTTTGATTTCCGCGTTGAAATACCCACCACGAGTACCGTGCGTAAGCGTTCGTACCAAGAGGGCGGCAGCTTGGTGGACCTGTTGCTTTCGCTGTTGAGGCAACGGGAAGGGAATATGTCCATTGGGACTTTTATACCTCGATTTTATTCCCCTGTGATAGGCAGTTGTCGCATTTGTTCGCGCTGCAAACGAGCGCACTTGTGCTCGGCGCCCTGTGACCCTCTCCATACAGAACTCGGGGATTACGCTAAAATTTCGGCTGCAGGCGTGAATCTATTGCTGCTGTTTTCACCTGTAAAATTCCTGCACCATATTTCGGTCAAATATACGCCGTTTTCCAACCGTCGCCCTTCTATTCCCTCTTTATGTTGCAGTCCCGCAGTATGATGTCAAAACCGTCCTCTCGCACACGCAGCcgtgcctcctttctctaAAAGCAGATTCGACCTGTTGTTCACTTCAAccgagagacaaaggagacgaacTCAacgggaagagggaaaaacacAAAGTAGAAGGCAGGGGAGCTTCGTGTGATGAGACACACAGTCTGGAGGCGATTTTGTCTCTACAGACTTCTTTCGACTGAAAGTCCCCGCGAGCTTTCTTGTCCGTTTTCCcagtctctcgttctctcttctctgtgcatACACCATTGTGCCTTCCTACTCCTGCTTGTCCATGACAACGTCGGGTTCCAGGACGTTCCAGCCTCTTCTTTGCGCCGCCCTTCGTACgcgttcgctgtctctcttcgtttcctgtcaTCTCCACGCGCGGTGAAAACTCGTGGTCATCCCAGCTATGTTTCTTCGTCATAActgcgtctccagagagatGGATCGATTCTAGGTCTGCTGAAGGAAGTGAGAAAGGCGATAATGGTTTGgacgttttccttcctgttcCGACCCCTCGTTTTTCGGTGGTCGGCTTGAATCTCCCGCGGTCGTCACCGTCTGCGTTGCGGCCATGGAAGTGTCCGGCGACCTGTCGTCATCCgtgcgagaggaggcgaaccgcgaagaagagcgtcTGTTCTGCCCTGAGAACGATGGAAGGGCGGGCGCGCGGGTGTCGGTCTtaagagagggagagaaagagaactcTGCGATTCGAGGCGGCCGCCCGGTGGACAGAGGGGACGTGGAGCGAAGCGAGCAGGACGAAAAGGGTGAGCTACTCGGACAACAGTGCGACACAGTTGATACGCCTGGTCaggccgctcttctccccaTCTTCGCTCGCGCCGAGCCaaatggagaggaagcgacgcgaCAGACGTTGCATGCGGGTGGAGGTGCTCCTCCGTCGGGCTCCAAACCTCGTGGCGGACCAGGGCGGTCGGAGTCTGGGGGCGACACAGGCGCCAAGCTGTTAAACGGATGCCGAGATTCGAAGCCAATGAATAGGACCGAGGAAACTGTCGCATGTGGAGACACCGAAATCCCGACCTCTGTAGCACGTGGCGAGGAAGGTGAGCGTGGTGCGTTTTCGCCGGTGTCTGGGTCTCAAAGTCGTCTGGAAAACGCAGAGCATCGCGACCCCGCATGTGCTGTGAGGCgaccagagagacaccctCGGACCCCAGCCGCCATGAAGCAGGGAGAGCCGAAagacaacggagagaaagaggcaaaggaACAAGAACAAAGGGGCAAGGGCGAACGGGAAACAGCTGAAGCAGAGATCGAAACGGGACATATAGACAAACaacgagacggagagtgGGAGGGCGACAGTGAGCAAGTCGCATCCCACAACTCTCCTCGTGTTGCCCTGCCAGCCTACGAGGGCGtctggagaggcgaaaacaaACAAAACACAGTGATGATTTGTTTTTCGGAtgacggaggagaaaacgcggaccCAGGCGACCCTCCagtccccttctctgtttcgtctccgcggaCCTCGGTGTCTGCTCCCGCTTCTCATTCCTCACCGTCCCTCgcatcgtctctctccgacTCCGTCCAGCatcctctgccttcgctcgcttcttgctcctcttcctctccctctcctgcgtccgccctcgcgttttcgtctccggcatcgagtctctcctcgtctccctcttctgcgtcgttctctgcctcctcgccgtcgctcttctcctcggCGTTTGCCGCACCCGTCTCGTCGAcgtcctcgccggcgtcgccgtGCCGCACTGCAGCCCCCTCCTCGgccgcgtcctctccgccgcacgcgtcctctccgccgcacgcgtcttctcccacGTCTGCATTTGCAGCTgaggctctgtctcctcgggcCGGGGCGAGCGGCCGACGCGCCGGCGCTGGGTGCGCGGCTCGGAGACTCCCCGTGGACGCTGTCGCCCATCGCACACGGGCgcgcgcttctttcctcgctgcgtctccttcgtctccgagCTCGCCAGCCGGTCGGGCGAAAACCTccgctctccttcctgaCGCCTCCTTTTGTGAGGGTGGCGaacaaaggcgagagagggacgactGCGCTGCGCTTCTTTCGGAAGGCCAGcgcgggaaggcggcgaggggagagaagccgaaacgCGAACTGGGAACCCGACGCGACAACGACGCGAACGCATCTTCAAAGTGGGACGAGGCGAtccgcagaaggcgcgcagCGGCCCTCGAACGCGCGGAACGGCGCGCAGCCTTCGGGCCTCTCccactcgcctctcgcctgctgcgGCAACCGCCAggagcgtctctccttcctcttgtcGTCCTGTGGTCGACTTGCGACGAATTCGCGAGAGAGCACCCCACGGACGAAAGAAGCCTTGAAAGTTTCCGTTCGGACGGAGACGTGCAgcgtggagacgcggaggaagcgaaagaagggCGTACCGTCCAGCGCGAGGCCAAGGGTTTCAACGTGGCAAGCAGCGTCTGCGAGCTTGGCGCGAAATCGCATttggaagacgaaagggaaagaatCGTGCCCGCGAACGACCAGAGAGGAGGGGCCTGGCcgtcggagacagaggcaaatccgccctgcgtcgccgctaCCGCTCT
This sequence is a window from Neospora caninum Liverpool complete genome, chromosome V. Protein-coding genes within it:
- a CDS encoding putative glutathione s-transferase; the protein is MADKRNPRRRASLPGIGRRRRHAEVCMVKHFGLRWLLDFTVTSPFLRGVRLDADAVATLAIVCQHQLEDALGSTSTVTSRKVTFPVPVDDLQPDVELQHRLSRLVARFYSGVAIGPPRSLKKDILVYLKCRQVGSADAIRLVLNDQSVPYMEFHVGRSIMSDTFKDEFVAARLPDSLPYYSDGACEMTGAGTVLRYVAAKTGLMGRSPAEREKIESIIEYGFSVLQSLWRADCQCGETQRMSQDRAKAKFVKEKLLPILRTLNALVPTNDESATPAAADCQWEEESAFATRRLRPTWSSGRAYFCRLSTLPGIRKLSNATDQTSNLSRNRLIVIERVGCLSAMEQCHQKAESVVYFVGDRVTLRVGISSFFFLYLSV